The Canis aureus isolate CA01 chromosome 11, VMU_Caureus_v.1.0, whole genome shotgun sequence genome has a segment encoding these proteins:
- the MIOX gene encoding inositol oxygenase isoform X3 — protein MKVAVGPDPSLVYRPDMDPEKAKDKGSFRNYEAGPLLDRVFATYKLMHTYQTVDFVRKKHIQFGGFSYKKMTVLEAVDMLDELVDESDPDVDFPNSYHAFQTAEGIRKAHPDKDWFHLVGLLHDLGKVLVLAGEPQWAVVGDTFPVGCQPQASVVFRESTFQDNPDLQDPRYSTELGMYQPHCGLENVLMSWGHDEYMYQVMKFNKFALPPELCSELDLAMLPWVQEFSKFDLYTKCPELPDVATLRPYYQGLIDKYCPGVLSW, from the exons ATGAAGGTGGCTGTG GGCCCAGACCCTTCCCTGGTCTACAGGCCAGACATGGACCCAGAGAAAGCCAAAGACAAGGGCAGCTTCCGAAACTACGAG GCTGGCCCGCTCCTGGACCGGGTCTTCGCCACCTACAAGCTCATGCACACCTATCAGACGGTGGACTTCGTCAGGAAGAAG CACATCCAGTTTGGGGGCTTCTCCTACAAGAAGATGACTGTCCTGGAGGCTGTGGACATGCTGGATGAGCTGGTGGACGAGTCGGACCCGGATGTGGACTTCCCCAATTCCTACCATGCCTTCCAGACGGCAGAGGGGATCCGGAAAGCCCACCCTGACAAGG ACTGGTTCCACCTCGTGGGGCTGCTGCATGACCTGGGGAAGGTCCTGGTTCTGGCAGGGGAGCCGCAG TGGGCCGTCGTTGGAGACACCTTCCCCGTTGGCTGCCAGCCGCAGGCCTCTGTGGTTTTCCGTGAATCTACCTTCCAGGACAacccagacctccaggatcctcgatacag cACCGAGCTCGGCATGTACCAGCCTCACTGCGGGCTGGAGAATGTCCTCATGTCCTGGGGCCACGACG AGTACATGTACCAGGTGATGAAGTTCAACAAATTCGCTCTTCCCCCGGAG CTGTGCAGTGAGCTCGACCTGGCCATGCTCCCCTGGGTGCAGGAGTTTAG CAAATTTGACCTGTACACCAAGTGTCCCGAGCTGCCAGACGTGGCCACGCTGCGGCCCTATTACCAGGGCCTCATCGACAAGTACTGCCCCGGGGTCCTGAGCTGGTGA
- the LMF2 gene encoding lipase maturation factor 2 isoform X1: MATSGLPRRLFLQGVAAVYALAFASLYTQIPGLYGAEGILPARRTLRPQGKGRWRQLWETPTLLWEAPQLGLDTAQGLELLSLLGALLALGALLLRPLRNLFVYLLLWAAYLSACQVGQVFLYFQWDSLLLETGFLAVLVAPLRQPPCHKQTPQGGLAGASPHEALPFWLVRWLLFRLMFASGVVKLTSRCPAWWGLTALTYHYETQCLPTPASWFAHHLPIWLHKLSVVATFLIEIAVPPLFFAPVHRLRLAAFYSQVLLQVLIIITGNYNFFNLLTLVLTTALLDDGNFTAEADSGRCRKTPASAWPRSLLALLALLLECTIYGLLAYGTVRYFGLEVDWEQLAVHSTTTFTFHQFSQWLKMVILPTMWLGVASLGWELLTAFWRWTQVRGWLRKFCTAVQLFIFGTATVALFVISLVPYSYIEPSTHGRLWTGAHRLFGTVEHLQLANSYGLFRRMTGLGGRPEVVLEGSYDGQHWKEIEFMYKPGNLSRPPPVVAPHQPRLDWQMWFAALGPHSHSPWFTSLVLRLLQGREPVIRLIQNDVEKYPFHKQPPTYVRAQRYKYWFSHPGEQSQWWRRQWVEEFFPPVSLGDPLLDALLRQFGLQDKSPPRARSSGNALAQALHWIRKQLSPLEASTLLWGLLAAVGAIRGMQALLGPRPPHASPVAKEEKHRPAPKKDCGPASKAAAPAPDNCSGSAQAPRRKK, from the exons ATGGCGACCTCCGGGCTCCCGCGGCGGCTGTTCCTCCAGGGCGTGGCCGCCGTCTACGCGTTGGCCTTCGCGTCTCTCTACACGCAGATCCCGG GCCTGTACGGCGCCGAGGGCATCCTGCCTGCGCGGAGGACGCTGCGGCCGCAGGGCAAGGGGCGCTGGCGGCAGCTCTGGGAGACCCCGACGCTGCTGTGGGAGGCCCCGCAGCTGGGGCTGGACACCGCgcagggcctggagctgctgAGCCTGCTGGGCGCCCTGCTGGCCCTGGGCGCGCTGCTGCTGCGCCCGCTGCGCAACCTCTTCGTCTACCTGCTGCTCTGGGCTGCCTACCTGTCGGCCTGCCAG GTGGGCCAGGTGTTTCTTTACTTCCAGTG GGATTCCCTACTGCTGGAGACTGGCTTCCTGGCCGTGCTGGTGGCCCCCCTGAGGCAGCCCCCCTGCCATAAGCAGACCCCCCAGGGCGGGCTGGCAGGGGCATCGCCCCATGAAGCCCTCCCCTTCTGGCTTGTGCGCTGGCTGCTGTTTCGCCTCATGTTTGCCTCGGGCGTGGTCAAGCTGACCAGCCGTTGCCCCGCGTGGTGGGGGCTTACTG CCCTCACCTACCACTATGAGACCCAGTGCCTGCCCACGCCTGCCTCCTGGTTCGCCCACCACCTGCCTATCTGGCTGCACAAACTCAGTGTGGTGGCCACGTTCCTCATCGAGATTGCAGTCCCCCCACTGTTTTTTGCCCCTGTGCACCGCCTGCGCCTGGCAGCTTTCTACTCCCAG GTTTTGTTGCAAGTCCTGATCATCATCACTGGCAACTATAACTTCTTCAATCTGCTCACCCTGGTGCTCACCACCGCCCTCCTGGACGATGGGAACTTCACTGCTGAGGCTGACAGCGGCCGCTGCAGAAAGACCCCCGCTT CAGCCTGGCCCAGATCACTGCTGGCCCTGCTGGCCCTGCTCCTGGAATGTACCATCTACGGGCTGCTGGCCTATGGCACCGTGCGTTACTTCGGCCTGGAGGTTGACTGGGAGCAGCTTGCTGTTCACTCCACGACCA CCTTTACCTTCCACCAGTTTTCCCAGTGGCTGAAGATGGTGATTCTGCCCACCATGTGGCTGGGGGTGGCCTCCCTCGGCTGGGAACTGCTGACTGCCTTCTGGAG gtggACCCAGGTGCGAGGGTGGCTGAGGAAGTTCTGCACTGCAGTCCAGCTGTTCATCTTTGGCACTGCCACGGTGGCCTTGTTTGTGATCAGCCTG GTGCCATACTCCTACATAGAGCCCTCAACCCATGGGCGTCTCTGGACTGGTGCCCACCGCCTGTTTGGCACCGTGGAACACCTGCAGCTAGCTAACTCCTACGGCCTCTTCCGCCGGATGACCGGCCTGGGTGGGCGGCCCGAGGTGGTGCTGGAAGGCAGCTACGACGGGCAGCACTGGAAG GAGATCGAGTTTATGTACAAGCCGGGGAACCTGAGCCGGCCGCCCCCCGTCGTGGCACCCCACCAGCCCCGTCTCGACTGGCAGATGTGGTTCGCTGCTCTGGGCCCGCACTCGCACAGCCCCTGGTTCACGAGCCTGGTCCTGCGCCTGctgcagggcagggagcctg TGATCCGCCTCATCCAGAACGACGTGGAGAAGTACCCCTTCCACAAGCAGCCGCCCACCTACGTGCGGGCTCAACGTTACAAGTACTGGTTCTCACATCCTGGAGAGCAGAG CCAGTGGTGGCGACGCCAGTGGGTCGAGGAGTTCTTCCCCCCGGTGTCCTTAGGGGACCCCCTGCTGGACGCGCTGCTCAGACAGTTTGGCCTCCAG GACAAGAGCCCGCCCCGAGCCCGCAGCTCCGGCAacgccctggcccaggccctcCACTGGATACGGAAACAGCTGTCACCCCTGGAGGCTTCCACCCTGCTCTGGGGGCTCCTCGCCGCAGTGGGGGCCATCAGGGGCATGCAGGCCCTGCTGGGGCCCCGTCCCCCCCACGCCTCCCCTGTGGCCAAGGAGGAGAAGCACAGGCCAGCCCCTAAGAAGGACTGCGGGCCTGCCAGCAAAGCGGCCGCTCCCGCCCCTGACAACTGCAGCGGCAGCGCTCAGGCTCCTAGGAGGAAAAAGTAG
- the LMF2 gene encoding lipase maturation factor 2 isoform X2, which translates to MATSGLPRRLFLQGVAAVYALAFASLYTQIPGLYGAEGILPARRTLRPQGKGRWRQLWETPTLLWEAPQLGLDTAQGLELLSLLGALLALGALLLRPLRNLFVYLLLWAAYLSACQVGQVFLYFQWDSLLLETGFLAVLVAPLRQPPCHKQTPQGGLAGASPHEALPFWLVRWLLFRLMFASGVVKLTSRCPAWWGLTALTYHYETQCLPTPASWFAHHLPIWLHKLSVVATFLIEIAVPPLFFAPVHRLRLAAFYSQVLLQVLIIITGNYNFFNLLTLVLTTALLDDGNFTAEADSGRCRKTPASWPRSLLALLALLLECTIYGLLAYGTVRYFGLEVDWEQLAVHSTTTFTFHQFSQWLKMVILPTMWLGVASLGWELLTAFWRWTQVRGWLRKFCTAVQLFIFGTATVALFVISLVPYSYIEPSTHGRLWTGAHRLFGTVEHLQLANSYGLFRRMTGLGGRPEVVLEGSYDGQHWKEIEFMYKPGNLSRPPPVVAPHQPRLDWQMWFAALGPHSHSPWFTSLVLRLLQGREPVIRLIQNDVEKYPFHKQPPTYVRAQRYKYWFSHPGEQSQWWRRQWVEEFFPPVSLGDPLLDALLRQFGLQDKSPPRARSSGNALAQALHWIRKQLSPLEASTLLWGLLAAVGAIRGMQALLGPRPPHASPVAKEEKHRPAPKKDCGPASKAAAPAPDNCSGSAQAPRRKK; encoded by the exons ATGGCGACCTCCGGGCTCCCGCGGCGGCTGTTCCTCCAGGGCGTGGCCGCCGTCTACGCGTTGGCCTTCGCGTCTCTCTACACGCAGATCCCGG GCCTGTACGGCGCCGAGGGCATCCTGCCTGCGCGGAGGACGCTGCGGCCGCAGGGCAAGGGGCGCTGGCGGCAGCTCTGGGAGACCCCGACGCTGCTGTGGGAGGCCCCGCAGCTGGGGCTGGACACCGCgcagggcctggagctgctgAGCCTGCTGGGCGCCCTGCTGGCCCTGGGCGCGCTGCTGCTGCGCCCGCTGCGCAACCTCTTCGTCTACCTGCTGCTCTGGGCTGCCTACCTGTCGGCCTGCCAG GTGGGCCAGGTGTTTCTTTACTTCCAGTG GGATTCCCTACTGCTGGAGACTGGCTTCCTGGCCGTGCTGGTGGCCCCCCTGAGGCAGCCCCCCTGCCATAAGCAGACCCCCCAGGGCGGGCTGGCAGGGGCATCGCCCCATGAAGCCCTCCCCTTCTGGCTTGTGCGCTGGCTGCTGTTTCGCCTCATGTTTGCCTCGGGCGTGGTCAAGCTGACCAGCCGTTGCCCCGCGTGGTGGGGGCTTACTG CCCTCACCTACCACTATGAGACCCAGTGCCTGCCCACGCCTGCCTCCTGGTTCGCCCACCACCTGCCTATCTGGCTGCACAAACTCAGTGTGGTGGCCACGTTCCTCATCGAGATTGCAGTCCCCCCACTGTTTTTTGCCCCTGTGCACCGCCTGCGCCTGGCAGCTTTCTACTCCCAG GTTTTGTTGCAAGTCCTGATCATCATCACTGGCAACTATAACTTCTTCAATCTGCTCACCCTGGTGCTCACCACCGCCCTCCTGGACGATGGGAACTTCACTGCTGAGGCTGACAGCGGCCGCTGCAGAAAGACCCCCGCTT CCTGGCCCAGATCACTGCTGGCCCTGCTGGCCCTGCTCCTGGAATGTACCATCTACGGGCTGCTGGCCTATGGCACCGTGCGTTACTTCGGCCTGGAGGTTGACTGGGAGCAGCTTGCTGTTCACTCCACGACCA CCTTTACCTTCCACCAGTTTTCCCAGTGGCTGAAGATGGTGATTCTGCCCACCATGTGGCTGGGGGTGGCCTCCCTCGGCTGGGAACTGCTGACTGCCTTCTGGAG gtggACCCAGGTGCGAGGGTGGCTGAGGAAGTTCTGCACTGCAGTCCAGCTGTTCATCTTTGGCACTGCCACGGTGGCCTTGTTTGTGATCAGCCTG GTGCCATACTCCTACATAGAGCCCTCAACCCATGGGCGTCTCTGGACTGGTGCCCACCGCCTGTTTGGCACCGTGGAACACCTGCAGCTAGCTAACTCCTACGGCCTCTTCCGCCGGATGACCGGCCTGGGTGGGCGGCCCGAGGTGGTGCTGGAAGGCAGCTACGACGGGCAGCACTGGAAG GAGATCGAGTTTATGTACAAGCCGGGGAACCTGAGCCGGCCGCCCCCCGTCGTGGCACCCCACCAGCCCCGTCTCGACTGGCAGATGTGGTTCGCTGCTCTGGGCCCGCACTCGCACAGCCCCTGGTTCACGAGCCTGGTCCTGCGCCTGctgcagggcagggagcctg TGATCCGCCTCATCCAGAACGACGTGGAGAAGTACCCCTTCCACAAGCAGCCGCCCACCTACGTGCGGGCTCAACGTTACAAGTACTGGTTCTCACATCCTGGAGAGCAGAG CCAGTGGTGGCGACGCCAGTGGGTCGAGGAGTTCTTCCCCCCGGTGTCCTTAGGGGACCCCCTGCTGGACGCGCTGCTCAGACAGTTTGGCCTCCAG GACAAGAGCCCGCCCCGAGCCCGCAGCTCCGGCAacgccctggcccaggccctcCACTGGATACGGAAACAGCTGTCACCCCTGGAGGCTTCCACCCTGCTCTGGGGGCTCCTCGCCGCAGTGGGGGCCATCAGGGGCATGCAGGCCCTGCTGGGGCCCCGTCCCCCCCACGCCTCCCCTGTGGCCAAGGAGGAGAAGCACAGGCCAGCCCCTAAGAAGGACTGCGGGCCTGCCAGCAAAGCGGCCGCTCCCGCCCCTGACAACTGCAGCGGCAGCGCTCAGGCTCCTAGGAGGAAAAAGTAG
- the LOC144323485 gene encoding uncharacterized protein LOC144323485: MARPRPWPALPGHPGPAPPRRPELPPPSSQPAGPPGCAVRLRGLSPPPPWAGPAATRSHWSARRGLGARGRGYARPRPPGADSDGGSRGSSAGVARSWPAASVLSAVSGGVCDAPTVSRSALSSPRPTRLQGSLIPLPGRPQAPKPTLARGSRIGHQES; encoded by the exons atggcccggccccggccctggcCCGCGCTCCCCGGACACCCCGGGCCCGCTCCGCCGCGGCGGCCAGAGCTCCCGCCGCCATCTTCCCAGCCAGCCGGCCCGCCCGGCTGCGCCGTGCGCCTGCGCggcctctccccgcccccgccaTGGGCGGGTCCCGCAGCTACCCGCTCCCATTGGTCCGCTCGGCGCGGGCTCGGTGCCCGGGGGCGGGGCtacgcccggccccgccccccgggcgcTGACAGTGACGGCGGCTCGCGCGGGTCATCGGCTGGCGTGGCGCGG AGCTGGCCTGCGGCCTCCGTCCTCTCCGCAGTGTCTGGTGGCGTCTGTGACGCTCCCACCGTGTCCAGGTCGGCCctctccagccccaggcccacgAGACTACAGGGCAGCCTGATACCTCTGCCAGGAAGACCGCAGGCGCCCAAACCCACCCTCGCTAGGGGCTCCCGCATCGGCCACCAGGAGAGCTGA
- the MIOX gene encoding inositol oxygenase isoform X1, translating into MKVAVGPDPSLVYRPDMDPEKAKDKGSFRNYEAGPLLDRVFATYKLMHTYQTVDFVRKKHIQFGGFSYKKMTVLEAVDMLDELVDESDPDVDFPNSYHAFQTAEGIRKAHPDKDWFHLVGLLHDLGKVLVLAGEPQWAVVGDTFPVGCQPQASVVFRESTFQDNPDLQDPRYSTELGMYQPHCGLENVLMSWGHDEYMYQVMKFNKFALPPEAFYMIRFHSFYPWHTGGDYRQLCSELDLAMLPWVQEFSKFDLYTKCPELPDVATLRPYYQGLIDKYCPGVLSW; encoded by the exons ATGAAGGTGGCTGTG GGCCCAGACCCTTCCCTGGTCTACAGGCCAGACATGGACCCAGAGAAAGCCAAAGACAAGGGCAGCTTCCGAAACTACGAG GCTGGCCCGCTCCTGGACCGGGTCTTCGCCACCTACAAGCTCATGCACACCTATCAGACGGTGGACTTCGTCAGGAAGAAG CACATCCAGTTTGGGGGCTTCTCCTACAAGAAGATGACTGTCCTGGAGGCTGTGGACATGCTGGATGAGCTGGTGGACGAGTCGGACCCGGATGTGGACTTCCCCAATTCCTACCATGCCTTCCAGACGGCAGAGGGGATCCGGAAAGCCCACCCTGACAAGG ACTGGTTCCACCTCGTGGGGCTGCTGCATGACCTGGGGAAGGTCCTGGTTCTGGCAGGGGAGCCGCAG TGGGCCGTCGTTGGAGACACCTTCCCCGTTGGCTGCCAGCCGCAGGCCTCTGTGGTTTTCCGTGAATCTACCTTCCAGGACAacccagacctccaggatcctcgatacag cACCGAGCTCGGCATGTACCAGCCTCACTGCGGGCTGGAGAATGTCCTCATGTCCTGGGGCCACGACG AGTACATGTACCAGGTGATGAAGTTCAACAAATTCGCTCTTCCCCCGGAG GCCTTCTACATGATCCGCTTCCACTCCTTCTACCCTTGGCACACGGGCGGCGACTACCGGCAGCTGTGCAGTGAGCTCGACCTGGCCATGCTCCCCTGGGTGCAGGAGTTTAG CAAATTTGACCTGTACACCAAGTGTCCCGAGCTGCCAGACGTGGCCACGCTGCGGCCCTATTACCAGGGCCTCATCGACAAGTACTGCCCCGGGGTCCTGAGCTGGTGA
- the ADM2 gene encoding protein ADM2 isoform X1, producing MGQTPGGGTSLANAPPIPAPSAWNIPPAPGRRQRWGVRLGAARARGLGGAPSGLPCDSSLHATGLGRSREQEGGLPPGWGIRLRLLLEGLFSSGGAEVSPLAGPRPSAGRTGLRRLLAQPAAASPLRPAGLQTDRRREPPARAPSSSLKPRSPAPRPVAWKLQQALQPPRRTSRAPATGQPLRDGAHRRRGPRRSRAQLLRVGCVLGTCQVQNLSHRLWQLVGSAGPRNAAPMDPSSPYSYG from the exons ATGGGGCAGACACCTGGGGGAGGGACCAGCCTGGCCAACGCACCCCCAATACCTGCCCCCTCAGCCTGGAACATTCCCCCGGCCCCCGGAAGGCGCCAGAGGTGGGGCGTGCGGCTGGGAGCCGCTAGGGCCCGAGGGTTGGGGGGGGCTCCCAGCGGGCTGCCCTGTGACAGCTCCCTCCACGCTACCGGGCTGGGCCGGAGTAGGGAGCAGGAGGGCGGGCTCCCGCCCGGCTGGGGCATCCGGCTCCGCCTCCTCCTGGAAGGACTATTTAGCTCTGGAGGTGCTGAGGTCAGTCCCCTAGCGGGACCCCGACCTAGCGCAGGCCGCACCGGACTAAGGAGGCTCCTGGCCCAGCCCGCCGCCGCTTCTCCCCTGAGACCTGCTGGCCTGCAGACGGACAGACGTAG GGAGCCCCCAGCCCGTGCCCCTTCCAGCAGCCTGAAGCCTCGATCCCCTGCGCCTCGGCCTGTGGCCTGGAAGCTACAGCAGGCCCTCCAGCCTCCACGGCGCACCAGCCGAGCCCCTGCCACGGGTCAGCCTCTCCGGGACGGCGCCCACCGACGCCGGGGCCCCCGCAGGTCCCGAGCCCAGCTCCTGCGGGtgggctgtgtgctgggcaccTGCCAGGTCCAGAACCTCAGCCACCGCCTGTGGCAGCTGGTGGGGTCAGCCGGCCCACGGAACGCAGCCCCCATGGATCCCAGCAGCCCCTACAGCTACGGCTGA
- the ADM2 gene encoding protein ADM2 isoform X2, with product MAWLLTGTLGCISLLYLLLPGALSRSLGGSQQPAPPREPPARAPSSSLKPRSPAPRPVAWKLQQALQPPRRTSRAPATGQPLRDGAHRRRGPRRSRAQLLRVGCVLGTCQVQNLSHRLWQLVGSAGPRNAAPMDPSSPYSYG from the exons ATGGCCTGGCTCCTGACTGGCACCCTCGGTTGCATCAGCctcctctacctgctgctcccggGCGCCCTGTCCCGCAGCCTGGGCGGGAGCCAGCAGCCTGCCCCCCCAAG GGAGCCCCCAGCCCGTGCCCCTTCCAGCAGCCTGAAGCCTCGATCCCCTGCGCCTCGGCCTGTGGCCTGGAAGCTACAGCAGGCCCTCCAGCCTCCACGGCGCACCAGCCGAGCCCCTGCCACGGGTCAGCCTCTCCGGGACGGCGCCCACCGACGCCGGGGCCCCCGCAGGTCCCGAGCCCAGCTCCTGCGGGtgggctgtgtgctgggcaccTGCCAGGTCCAGAACCTCAGCCACCGCCTGTGGCAGCTGGTGGGGTCAGCCGGCCCACGGAACGCAGCCCCCATGGATCCCAGCAGCCCCTACAGCTACGGCTGA
- the MIOX gene encoding inositol oxygenase isoform X2: MDPEKAKDKGSFRNYEAGPLLDRVFATYKLMHTYQTVDFVRKKHIQFGGFSYKKMTVLEAVDMLDELVDESDPDVDFPNSYHAFQTAEGIRKAHPDKDWFHLVGLLHDLGKVLVLAGEPQWAVVGDTFPVGCQPQASVVFRESTFQDNPDLQDPRYSTELGMYQPHCGLENVLMSWGHDEYMYQVMKFNKFALPPEAFYMIRFHSFYPWHTGGDYRQLCSELDLAMLPWVQEFSKFDLYTKCPELPDVATLRPYYQGLIDKYCPGVLSW, translated from the exons ATGGACCCAGAGAAAGCCAAAGACAAGGGCAGCTTCCGAAACTACGAG GCTGGCCCGCTCCTGGACCGGGTCTTCGCCACCTACAAGCTCATGCACACCTATCAGACGGTGGACTTCGTCAGGAAGAAG CACATCCAGTTTGGGGGCTTCTCCTACAAGAAGATGACTGTCCTGGAGGCTGTGGACATGCTGGATGAGCTGGTGGACGAGTCGGACCCGGATGTGGACTTCCCCAATTCCTACCATGCCTTCCAGACGGCAGAGGGGATCCGGAAAGCCCACCCTGACAAGG ACTGGTTCCACCTCGTGGGGCTGCTGCATGACCTGGGGAAGGTCCTGGTTCTGGCAGGGGAGCCGCAG TGGGCCGTCGTTGGAGACACCTTCCCCGTTGGCTGCCAGCCGCAGGCCTCTGTGGTTTTCCGTGAATCTACCTTCCAGGACAacccagacctccaggatcctcgatacag cACCGAGCTCGGCATGTACCAGCCTCACTGCGGGCTGGAGAATGTCCTCATGTCCTGGGGCCACGACG AGTACATGTACCAGGTGATGAAGTTCAACAAATTCGCTCTTCCCCCGGAG GCCTTCTACATGATCCGCTTCCACTCCTTCTACCCTTGGCACACGGGCGGCGACTACCGGCAGCTGTGCAGTGAGCTCGACCTGGCCATGCTCCCCTGGGTGCAGGAGTTTAG CAAATTTGACCTGTACACCAAGTGTCCCGAGCTGCCAGACGTGGCCACGCTGCGGCCCTATTACCAGGGCCTCATCGACAAGTACTGCCCCGGGGTCCTGAGCTGGTGA